The Cyanobacteriota bacterium genome segment GCCAGTCACTCCAGATTCGCATTGGTATTAGCTCTGGCCCAGTTGTGGCTGGAGTGATCGGTATCAGGAAGTTCGCCTACGACCTGTGGGGTGATACGGTCAATATGGCTAGCCGGATGGAGTCCCACGGTATCGCTGGTCAGATTCAGGTTAGTGTTGAGACGTTTACTCGGTTGCGATCGCGCTATCAACTGCAAGAGCGCGGTGTAGTTGCCATCAAAGGCAAGGGTGATATAACCACCTATCTATTGATGGGCAGGTCGATTGATAACCAAAGTGAACCCAAAGTAGAGGCAGTTACCTCAGCAATTCATCAGCGATCGCCCTTGGTATAGGGTATCCCCAATGCCGCTGGTGCGTTACTCCGTCCTGTGCTCAGCAATAACACGGCTAGGGTAAGCCCATAGGGTAACATCAGCAGAAACTCATAGGGTGTGGATTGAGAGCCTAGGGCTTGAATCCGAAATTGCAGTGCATCGGCAATGCCAAACAATAAGGCTCCCACTAGTGCCCAAATGGGTTGCCAACGAGAAAACACTACAAGGGCGATCGCAATCCAACCGCGACCAGCCGTAATCCCTTCGGTGAATAACTTTAGTTGCACGACGGTCAGTACTGCACCCCCTAAGCCTGCCAAGGCAGCACCCAGCACTACACAAACATAGCGAATCCACGTAACGTCAATACCAGAGGTATCTGCGGCTGCTGGGTTTTCACCTACTGCCCGCACTTCCAAGCCCCAGTTTGTCCGAAATAGCACGAACCAACAGAGGAACACTAAACCACCCGTAAGGTAGACGATCGCAGTTTGGGTAAACAATACCTCACCTAAAACAGGAATTTTTGATAACAATGGCAGTGCCCATTCCCGCAGACCCGTGACGCGAGCGCCCAGCCCACTAAACTGCTTGCGATACAAAAATGCTGTCAACCCCTGGCCTAGCAGCACAAAGGTTACTCCGGTCACCACTTGATCGGTGCGCCAAGTCACCACCAACCCTGCTAGCAGTAGACCCATAACGCCACCAGCCGCCAGCCCTGCTAGCAACCCTAGCCATGCTGCCAATTCAGCTAGCTGCGTGGCTTTCTCAAAGCTATTGGCCACCATAAAGCCAGTTAACCCACC includes the following:
- a CDS encoding ABC transporter permease, translating into MPWEQILTTTFLMALCTAGIRLAVPVLLAVLGEIITERAGVMNLGLEGIMLVGGLTGFMVANSFEKATQLAELAAWLGLLAGLAAGGVMGLLLAGLVVTWRTDQVVTGVTFVLLGQGLTAFLYRKQFSGLGARVTGLREWALPLLSKIPVLGEVLFTQTAIVYLTGGLVFLCWFVLFRTNWGLEVRAVGENPAAADTSGIDVTWIRYVCVVLGAALAGLGGAVLTVVQLKLFTEGITAGRGWIAIALVVFSRWQPIWALVGALLFGIADALQFRIQALGSQSTPYEFLLMLPYGLTLAVLLLSTGRSNAPAALGIPYTKGDR